One segment of Cetobacterium sp. ZOR0034 DNA contains the following:
- a CDS encoding cold-shock protein has protein sequence MKGTVKWFNEEKGFGFITGEDGKDVFAHFSQIKKDGFKKLVEGEEVTFDVVQGDRGPQASNIVTVK, from the coding sequence ATGAAAGGTACAGTTAAATGGTTCAACGAAGAAAAAGGATTCGGATTTATCACTGGTGAGGACGGGAAAGATGTATTCGCACACTTCTCTCAAATCAAGAAAGATGGATTCAAGAAGTTAGTAGAAGGAGAAGAAGTTACTTTTGACGTAGTTCAAGGTGACAGAGGACCTCAAGCTTCTAACATCGTAACTGTAAAGTAA